In the Perca flavescens isolate YP-PL-M2 chromosome 10, PFLA_1.0, whole genome shotgun sequence genome, AACTGGAAAACTCATactaactactactactactactactactactaataataataataataataataataaactataatcattataaaacaaatatatcGCGTCCTATAAGAAGACAGATTGAAGTTAAAATGTATGGTATTTCAAATTCCTTTGAGGAAAGCAGACGAAGTTAGcacaaaatgtctaaaaaaaagtaactaCTTTACATTGTTAAAGTATAAAACTACCTTAACACAACATGTCCCTCATAATTGTTTGATCCCCGGTTTGTTACTCAAAaaatagttgtgtaaagcgACCTACACATGATCTGGGGCAAAACCGATCTGCGTAGGCTGTTCCATTGATTTCCTATGGAGAGAGCGTCGCACACAGTTCGTAATTGCCGCGCTGCCCTCAAAGataaaattatttcaactttgacttcGTTGACGTTGACCTTTCATGGCGCAACCATGGGCTCAACCAATTCCAGAACGTTCCTTTGCTGCGCTTTGCCTCTTTGCTCTTCGCCATAACCTCGCGGTTTTGCCactgatcatgtgtaggcggcttaacattgataacattttaaatcacGAAGATGGAATTAAAGCAGTCTGACCTCTAGAGGAGAGTCTGGATCATCCAGGATGCTCTTTTCACTCTGTATCCGCTGCATCGTTCCTGTAGAACTGGGGTCCATTATCAGCACGTTCTGACTACCAGCTCTGCCGAACTTACAGTCACTCTTTCTGGAGTCAGTCGTTCTGCACACCTCGTAATTGTACACGTGTTGGAGAGTCCCTGTCCCCAAAGTGTCTGAGTAACGTGGTGGATAATATGGAATCACAGGGAGATTGGAGTGATACAGGATGCGAGACTGTCTCCATctgtagattttcactgatAGAATAACCACTAAACacgtgatgaagaggaaggaaactACAGCCAAAGCCAACACTAAGTAAAAAGTCAGGTTGTCATTGTACTCCTTGTCGTGTGTAAAGTCAGTGAACTCAGACAGCACTTCAGGGAAGCTGTCCGCCACCGCCACGTTAACAATGACTGTAGCTGAACGAGAGGGCTGCCCGTTGTCCTCCACTATAACAGTCAGTCTTTGTTTCACAGCATCTTTATCAGTGACTTGGCGGATAGTTCTTATTTCTCCATTCTGTAAGCCCACTTCAAACAGCGCCCTGTCTGTGGCTTTCTGCAATTTATAGGAGAGCCAGGCATTCTGCCCAGAGTCCACATCAACAGCCACCAATTTAGTGACCAGATAGCCCACATCTGCTGAACGAGGAACCATTTCAGCTACCAGAGAGCCACCAGTCTGGACTGGGTACAGAACCTGAGGAGGGTTGTCGTTCTGGTCCTGGatcagtattttcacagtcacaTTGCTACTGAGTGGAGGAGAGCCTCCATCCTGCGCTTTGACGCGGAAGTGGAAGTCTTTGATCTGCTCGTAGTCAAAAGAGCGCACAGCATGGATGACTCCACTGTCAGCACTAACGGACACATATGAGGAGACTGGCACTCCGTTAACAGAGGAGTCCTCCAGTATGTAAGAAACACGGGCATTCTGGTTCCAGTCAGCGTCTCTGGCTTTCACTGTGAATATAGAGAGACCTGGTGTGTTGTTTTCTACAATGTAGGCCTCATATGAGCTCCTCTCAAAGACAGGCGCGTTATCATTCACATCAGAGATCTGTAAGGTGAGAGTGACGCTGCTGGAGAGGGAGGGCACTCCCTCATCAGAGCAGGTCACAGTTATATTGTATTGAGTAGCGATCTCTCTGTCTAAATCACTGTCTGTCACTAAACTATAGAAATTATTGGTTgatgattttaaaatgaagggTATGTTTTCGCTGATAAAGCATTTCACGTTACCGTTTTCTCCAGTGTCCTTGTCTTCAATATTTATCATTGTAACCACTGTATTGAGTTTGGCATCCTCTGATATCACACTTGACTTTGACATTATGTTGATTTCAGGCTTGTTGTCATTCACGTCTTGCACATCGACAATCAATTTACAAGAATCTGTGAGTCC is a window encoding:
- the LOC114562578 gene encoding protocadherin beta-16-like, with amino-acid sequence MNRQVILFISLIFLETVFGQVSYSIPEEMAKGSLVGNIAQDLGLEIKRLISGKAKIYTRNTDEYIELSRERGVLLVKERIDREVLCTETALCALHFQIILENPMEFYTVTVQITDINDNSPTFEINEMKFKISESAISGAKFVLERAVDLDVGINGVQNYELKPTDNFALKLHNNADGNKNVEMVLQKPLDRENQEQISLVLTAVDGGEPQMSGTMLIVITVLDFNDNAPVFTQPTYKATVTENSPKGTVVATVTASDADQGSNGEITYSITNTLENVRKVFEVNKENGEVSLIGNIDFEKSRHFQINVLASDDGGLTDSCKLIVDVQDVNDNKPEINIMSKSSVISEDAKLNTVVTMINIEDKDTGENGNVKCFISENIPFILKSSTNNFYSLVTDSDLDREIATQYNITVTCSDEGVPSLSSSVTLTLQISDVNDNAPVFERSSYEAYIVENNTPGLSIFTVKARDADWNQNARVSYILEDSSVNGVPVSSYVSVSADSGVIHAVRSFDYEQIKDFHFRVKAQDGGSPPLSSNVTVKILIQDQNDNPPQVLYPVQTGGSLVAEMVPRSADVGYLVTKLVAVDVDSGQNAWLSYKLQKATDRALFEVGLQNGEIRTIRQVTDKDAVKQRLTVIVEDNGQPSRSATVIVNVAVADSFPEVLSEFTDFTHDKEYNDNLTFYLVLALAVVSFLFITCLVVILSVKIYRWRQSRILYHSNLPVIPYYPPRYSDTLGTGTLQHVYNYEVCRTTDSRKSDCKFGRAGSQNVLIMDPSSTGTMQRIQSEKSILDDPDSPLEVRLL